ATCAAAACTCCTAACGATTCGTTGGAATTAGGAGTAACCTACAGCATCAACAAATCATCTCATAAATACATATCTAACTTTTCAAGGCTCAGTGTTTCTCATGAAATATGCTAACCATTGCAAACAAATATGTTACCTTTCTCCAACTATGACCAAGAAATTCATTCACAGCTATGGCATTCTGTCCATACATCAGAGGTGAGGACCAGTAACCCCACACAAACCATTTGTGCACATCCTCTGCCACAAAGAACAAACTTATCATAAAAAGGTTTCATTACAAAAACCAAATTTCAAGTTACAATTTTCTTACCTCTCGAAATCACAAATCCTCCCAAAACCAGAACTACAAGTAATGCAAATCCTCCAGCGGTGTTTGCAACTATAACATCCCTTCCTAATGCAGCCATCAACCGAAACAGTGAAGATGCCATCAGATTAATGCACAGAAGTATCAAGTACTGCTTCAAAAGCCTGCCAGTAGAACTTCTCATTAGATTCCAAAATGAATAACCAGAAGCttaattgatgatgttgtgGCTTCTTGCCTTAAAAAATTTGGATCAAAGCCAATGGCATAGTAAGAGATTCCTTCCCAAATAGCTACTTCTATAAGGGTTATTGGTATTTTGAGAATCCATGGTGGAATAGAATAAGCCCATGCAGGATAGAAAAGAAGGTCCCTTTGCTTGTAAAAGACAGGAAGTTTCATAATGGCCATATTTAGCTCTGATATTCCATTGAACATCGCTACCATGACTGCGAAAAAAAGAGCACCCATGTAAGTTCCTCCATCCTCCACGGTCTCGTGATGCATCTTAGTTCGTAGAAATAATGTTGTTGTCATGACAGCTAAATAGACGAGCTGAAAAAAAGGATTAAGACATGCATAAGGTtccaaaaggaaaagaaaagaagaaaaggatacATAAAAGTTGAAGCAGTCTATTTTGTGATTGAATTTAGTTTCAAATCAGATAATATGAAAGCAATTAGTGCTTGAATGTTTCTCACTTGTGTGACTTTGAATATGTAGACAAACGAATTTCTCTTCATAAGCATAAACTCTCTGCTAGCACAAGCCCTCAGCAGCTCCTTCTTGTTAACACCATACTTCTTTATGGTCAATGCATTTGGATGGCATTTAGACTTATCAAATGGAGTGGCTAGCTCCTCTCCTAGTTTTTGACCTATGTGAAATAATTGGAATGCTTCTGCGAAATCCTTGACAGTGACAAAGCTGTGAGGTTCATCTGTACGTGCCCAATATTGCCACTGATCCTTTTTTGATGTAACCTGTTGCACCCCCACAAGAACAAAATTAACCTTCAATCCATAAAATACGaacaaaaaaatctttaaaaccAACACCAAGTGAATCACACTCATACTTCTTGTAGGAAGTCAGCTACTCCTTTTCTTTCAGGACACTTGAAACCCATAGATTCAAAAAACTCAAGTACATTTTCTCTTGGTCCTTGATACACAATTTGCCCATCTGTTAACAGTATTATATCGTCAAATAGTTCATAAGTTTCTGGTGCAGGCTGTAGCAGAGAAACAAGTGCAGTTCCATTCAGAATATGGATAGATTGTTGGATGGAGTTGACTATCTGAAAAGTTGTGGAACTGTCCAAACCAGTTGATATCGCATCCATGAACAACACCTTTACAGGTCCAACCAGCATCTCCCCTTCATTATTACGCAGAAACTTTTAGTAATCAAACTCTTTATAGGTTCccaattcttgttttatttttcatgctgTTATTGATAAACATATACTACCTGTTGTGACTCTCTTTTTCTGCCCTCCTGATATACCTCTTATCATTCCATCTCCTACCATAATGTCAGCACACACTTCAAGTCCCAAAATCTACATCATTTAAAaagggaaaacatgaaaaatattatgCTGTTTCTTCAGAAACcatcaatattttctttatttgatgAATCTGAACTCTTTTACCTTAAGAATGTAATCAGTGACTACCTTTGTTCTCTGCCTTCCTAATGCTGCGGCCTACACAATATGATCCTATGTGTTCAGAATTTCAAACAAAGTTCTTtgtcaaactttttttttctcacctTCATATAGGCATCAATATCAGGATCTGGTTTAATCTTTGCTTGTTTCTCTCTTCTTAGTAGCTCAGCCAACATCTCTGCAAACGAAGTTAAATTCAAAACTCTGATTTAGAGAATTTAAGATTGTTAAGATTCGGTTAAAAGGTATTCTGCATTGCTTTTTTAAACTATGATTTTATTCCTGAAAATGAAGCAACAAACCATAATTCTGTCCAACCCCTTGACATCTAGCTGAGAAAGCCAGTGTTTCTCTCACAGTCATTTCTCCAATGTGGTTATCATGTTGACTTATATAAGCTGATGTCCTTTGTGGCACAAACTCTTCAAGCCCATGTCCGTTGTATGTGACTCTCCCATAATGCTGAGGTTCCATCACCAATTATGTCAGTTACTCAAATGCAAGTTATAGTTATAATAATTAGtgaattatatgaattattctCTCATAATTATCATGATTAAAGTTGGTTTTCTTACTTTCAAATCTTTACCAAGTTTTCCAGCCAATGCCAACAGCAATGTGGTCTTTCCAGAACCTGGTGGTCCCAAAAGCAATGTCATTCTGCAAAAGACTCATCATCAAAACACTAAAACGTCTGGTTGAAAGGTGCTATTTGAGTAAAATCACTACATAATTATACAATGAAAAAAACAATGAGTGATGATGAGTTCACCTTCGAGGCTTTATGATTCCACTGATATTCTGAAGTATATGTAACCGTTTCTTTGGACTTGGAATTATGTGAAGACAATGTAAGAATCCCTTGGCAAAAGGAAGAGGTGATTTCATGTTTAAACGACCTGAGATAAAaccaagaaagagaaaaacactACAGAAACAGCATGTGCTATATCGAAATACCTCAATTACATTAACGAAGAAGTTCAGCATTGAAGGTAAGGATCGTCCTCCAACATAAACCTGTGCTTCCACATTAACATGCTCAAATCTAACTTCTATTGTTGGAATATCAAGCCCAGCTCTGCATATTCAGTCCAACAGATCAGTCACAAACTCACAATCACAAGCATCTCAAATCTCAACCATCATATAGTCTCAAATCCACCAAGAACTAAGGCTTTAAATTGTAGTTACTGACACAGTTTTGTGGCAATCCTTGATACTAAAGGAAAGTTACATACAAATATTGCGACCCTTTTGagatatattttcaaaaagaaacTATGCTTCAATAGGCCATGTTTTCAGCTTTTGTTTGAATGCATGCTGCAAAAAAACTGGTGCTTTGATTCACAAAAACAAGACTCTAACCTGTCCATTCTCTCCCTGAGTTTCAGCAAGAACCTTTCATTGTCCTCTTCTGCTATCTTGACGAGCCTCTCCACAATAATCTTCCTCTCTGTGAGGCCTAGTTGCTTGATGTCAACCTCTCTCCCTTTGCCATCTTCACTGTTAAGAATACTTCTCTGAATGCGAAGATACGTGGGAAGTCTCTCTATTGCTGCCCATTTGAGAGCTTCCTCATCATCTTCACGTTCAGAAGTTGAGAAAACATCCATGCTGTTGTTCCTCCATATCTTAGAACCACTGCCTCTTCCACTGTCAACTGTGGATATGCCACTGCCCTCCATTGATCTCAGACAAACCAGAACTTAGCTTTCAG
This window of the Vigna angularis cultivar LongXiaoDou No.4 chromosome 7, ASM1680809v1, whole genome shotgun sequence genome carries:
- the LOC108319295 gene encoding pleiotropic drug resistance protein 1 isoform X1; this translates as MEGSGISTVDSGRGSGSKIWRNNSMDVFSTSEREDDEEALKWAAIERLPTYLRIQRSILNSEDGKGREVDIKQLGLTERKIIVERLVKIAEEDNERFLLKLRERMDRAGLDIPTIEVRFEHVNVEAQVYVGGRSLPSMLNFFVNVIEGFLHCLHIIPSPKKRLHILQNISGIIKPRRMTLLLGPPGSGKTTLLLALAGKLGKDLKHYGRVTYNGHGLEEFVPQRTSAYISQHDNHIGEMTVRETLAFSARCQGVGQNYEMLAELLRREKQAKIKPDPDIDAYMKAAALGRQRTKVVTDYILKILGLEVCADIMVGDGMIRGISGGQKKRVTTGEMLVGPVKVLFMDAISTGLDSSTTFQIVNSIQQSIHILNGTALVSLLQPAPETYELFDDIILLTDGQIVYQGPRENVLEFFESMGFKCPERKGVADFLQEVTSKKDQWQYWARTDEPHSFVTVKDFAEAFQLFHIGQKLGEELATPFDKSKCHPNALTIKKYGVNKKELLRACASREFMLMKRNSFVYIFKVTQLVYLAVMTTTLFLRTKMHHETVEDGGTYMGALFFAVMVAMFNGISELNMAIMKLPVFYKQRDLLFYPAWAYSIPPWILKIPITLIEVAIWEGISYYAIGFDPNFLRLLKQYLILLCINLMASSLFRLMAALGRDVIVANTAGGFALLVVLVLGGFVISREDVHKWFVWGYWSSPLMYGQNAIAVNEFLGHSWRKVTPNSNESLGVLILKTRGLFPEAYWYWIGVGALLGYVFLFNFLFTLALQYLSPFAKDQAGLSQETLLERNASTTEELIQLTNGKSSSEIKTVDERSMSSRSFSGRVSDDKANRSGRRGMVLPFQPLSLTFDEIKYSIDMPQEMKQRGVFEERLELLKGVSGVFRPGVLTALMGVSGAGKTTLMDVLAGRKTGGYIEGSITISGYIKRQETFARISGYCEQFDIHSPNVTVYESLLYSAWLRLPGEVDGATRKMFLEEVMELVELNSIRGALVGLPGETGLSTEQRKRLTIAVELVANPSIIFMDEPTSGLDARAAAIVMRTVRNTVNTGRTVVCTIHQPSIDIFDAFDELLLLKLGGEQIYAGPLGSHCSHLIQYFEAIEGVPKVKDGYNPATWMLEVTSAGTEATLKVNFTNVYRNSELYRRNKELIQELSIPPQGSKDLHFDSQYSQTLVAQCKACLWKQHLSYWRNTSYTAVRLLFTILIALLFGIIFWDIGLKRRKEQDLFNAMGSMYAAVTFIGVQNAATVQPIIAVERTVFYRERAAGMYSALPYAIAQVIIELPHILVQTLMYGIIVYAMMGFDWTTSKFLWFLFFMFFTFLYYTLYGMMTMAITPNPHVAAILSSSFFAIWSLFSGFIIPLSRIPIWWKWYYWICPVAWTLNGLVASQYGNDMQKLENGQRVEEFVKSYFGFEHDFLGVVAIVVAGFSLLFALIFAFGIKVFNFQKR
- the LOC108319295 gene encoding pleiotropic drug resistance protein 1 isoform X2, with protein sequence MEGSGISTVDSGRGSGSKIWRNNSMDVFSTSEREDDEEALKWAAIERLPTYLRIQRSILNSEDGKGREVDIKQLGLTERKIIVERLVKIAEEDNERFLLKLRERMDRAGLDIPTIEVRFEHVNVEAQVYVGGRSLPSMLNFFVNVIEGFLHCLHIIPSPKKRLHILQNISGIIKPRRMTLLLGPPGSGKTTLLLALAGKLGKDLKHYGRVTYNGHGLEEFVPQRTSAYISQHDNHIGEMTVRETLAFSARCQGVGQNYEMLAELLRREKQAKIKPDPDIDAYMKAAALGRQRTKVVTDYILKILGLEVCADIMVGDGMIRGISGGQKKRVTTGEMLVGPVKVLFMDAISTGLDSSTTFQIVNSIQQSIHILNGTALVSLLQPAPETYELFDDIILLTDGQIVYQGPRENVLEFFESMGFKCPERKGVADFLQEVTSKKDQWQYWARTDEPHSFVTVKDFAEAFQLFHIGQKLGEELATPFDKSKCHPNALTIKKYGVNKKELLRACASREFMLMKRNSFVYIFKVTQLVYLAVMTTTLFLRTKMHHETVEDGGTYMGALFFAVMVAMFNGISELNMAIMKLPVFYKQRDLLFYPAWAYSIPPWILKIPITLIEVAIWEGISYYAIGFDPNFLRLLKQYLILLCINLMASSLFRLMAALGRDVIVANTAGGFALLVVLVLGGFVISREDVHKWFVWGYWSSPLMYGQNAIAVNEFLGHSWRKVTPNSNESLGVLILKTRGLFPEAYWYWIGVGALLGYVFLFNFLFTLALQYLSPFAKDQAGLSQETLLERNASTTEELIQLTNGKSSSEIKTVDERSMSSRSFSGRVSDDKANRSGRRGMVLPFQPLSLTFDEIKYSIDMPQEMKQRGVFEERLELLKGVSGVFRPGVLTALMGVSGAGKTTLMDVLAGRKTGGYIEGSITISGYIKRQETFARISGYCEQFDIHSPNVTVYESLLYSAWLRLPGEVDGATRKMFLEEVMELVELNSIRGALVGLPGETGLSTEQRKRLTIAVELVANPSIIFMDEPTSGLDARAAAIVMRTVRNTVNTGRTVVCTIHQPSIDIFDAFDELLLLKLGGEQIYAGPLGSHCSHLIQYFEAIEGVPKVKDGYNPATWMLEVTSAGTEATLKVNFTNVYRNSELYRRNKELIQELSIPPQGSKDLHFDSQYSQTLVAQCKACLWKQHLSYWRNTSYTAVRLLFTILIALLFGIIFWDIGLKRRKEQDLFNAMGSMYAAVTFIGVQNAATVQPIIAVERTVFYRERAAGMYSALPYAIAQVIIELPHILVQTLMYGIIVYAMMGFDWTTSKFLWFLFFMFFTFLYYTLYGMMTMAITPNPHVAAILSSSFFAIWSLFSENTNMVEVVLLDLPCCMDLEWIGGFPIWK